A stretch of the Gemmatimonadaceae bacterium genome encodes the following:
- a CDS encoding VOC family protein, whose protein sequence is MSIPNDPGLSRIGQIAVTVHDLDRATAFYRDTLGMKLLFAVPNLAFFDAGGIRLMLGRPENAEQDHPGSILYFDVPDVRDAYQALKARGVQFVDEPHVVAPMPKGDLWMTFFKDLDHNTLAIMSELPRG, encoded by the coding sequence ATGTCCATCCCCAACGACCCCGGCCTCTCCCGCATCGGCCAGATCGCGGTCACCGTCCACGACCTCGACCGGGCCACCGCCTTCTACCGCGACACGCTCGGCATGAAGCTCCTGTTCGCGGTCCCCAACCTCGCCTTCTTCGACGCCGGCGGCATCCGGCTCATGCTCGGCCGGCCCGAGAACGCGGAGCAGGATCATCCGGGGTCGATTCTTTACTTCGATGTCCCCGATGTGCGGGATGCCTATCAGGCGCTGAAGGCGCGCGGCGTGCAATTCGTGGACGAACCCCACGTCGTCGCGCCCATGCCCAAGGGCGATCTCTGGATGACGTTCTTCAAGGACCTGGACCACAACACGCTGGCCATCATGTCGGAGCTTCCGCGGGGCTAG
- a CDS encoding CoA pyrophosphatase: MKPLEALLAHRDIARLARALAAHPGREVVPEGHVRYAATAATLRMGASEPELLLIRRAELERDPWSGHVAWPGGRMEPGDPDLMATAVRETLEETGIDLASEGRMLGTLDDIHPRTPALPPILVRPFVAVVAGEARLTPSREVAGHAWVPLPALLDETNWGTAPIAIRTLGVQVRPVFRFAGLQVWGMTEYMLRQLVTRYRETPGVDG; encoded by the coding sequence ATGAAGCCGCTCGAGGCGCTGCTCGCGCACCGCGACATCGCGCGATTGGCCCGCGCCCTGGCGGCGCATCCCGGACGCGAAGTCGTACCCGAGGGGCACGTCCGGTACGCGGCCACTGCGGCCACGCTACGCATGGGCGCGTCGGAGCCGGAACTGCTGCTCATCCGCCGCGCCGAGCTGGAGCGAGACCCGTGGAGCGGCCACGTGGCGTGGCCCGGCGGGCGCATGGAGCCGGGCGACCCCGATCTCATGGCGACGGCGGTTCGCGAAACACTCGAGGAAACGGGGATCGATCTGGCGTCCGAGGGGCGGATGCTCGGCACGCTTGACGACATCCACCCGCGCACGCCGGCCCTCCCGCCCATCCTGGTGCGACCGTTCGTGGCCGTGGTGGCGGGTGAGGCGCGCCTCACCCCGAGTCGCGAGGTGGCCGGTCATGCGTGGGTGCCGCTGCCGGCATTGCTGGACGAGACCAATTGGGGCACGGCGCCGATCGCCATCCGCACGCTCGGCGTGCAGGTGCGGCCGGTGTTTCGCTTCGCCGGGCTGCAGGTGTGGGGGATGACCGAATACATGCTTCGTCAACTCGTCACGAGGTACCGCGAGACGCCGGGTGTCGACGGCTAG
- a CDS encoding FtsX-like permease family protein gives MLLTLVRASLSRRRTRTALAVVGVAVSAALLLDMVMLSSGMRESFRSLLEVRGFQLRLAPKGTLPFDTEATIDSAGAIMAQLRADPDIAVVSPVLGAQLHVLGEKDDVAAVAIGIDPAVEGDYELRAGRDIRGPDDIVVSDALLAAAGVRVGDTLRAAGGYDAQLRVSTHERRLAVVGTAHFIYTPANPKIMAMHLQTLRAMTGAQRDPVSLFMLRLRPGANAAAVQHWVERAVPRVTVVSTAAALQQVDERLSYFRQLAFILGSVSLTVGLLLVTTLVTVSVNERLGEIAVMRAIGVSRRSIIAQVVVEGAMIMLAGSALGLGLGLVTAHYLNGILSQFPGLPAAIDFFLFQPRDAWVSLGLLAGCGVLAGIYPAWRGASLPIAGTLREEAVA, from the coding sequence GTGCTACTGACGCTGGTCCGGGCTTCGCTGTCGCGCCGCCGCACCCGAACCGCGCTCGCCGTGGTGGGCGTGGCGGTGTCGGCGGCGTTGCTGCTCGACATGGTGATGCTGTCGAGCGGGATGCGCGAATCGTTCCGGTCGCTGCTCGAGGTGCGCGGGTTCCAACTGCGACTGGCCCCCAAGGGCACGCTGCCCTTCGACACCGAAGCGACGATCGACAGCGCCGGCGCCATCATGGCCCAACTCCGCGCCGATCCCGACATCGCGGTGGTGAGCCCAGTGCTCGGTGCCCAATTGCACGTGCTGGGAGAGAAGGACGATGTAGCGGCGGTGGCGATCGGCATCGATCCCGCGGTGGAGGGAGACTACGAACTTCGCGCTGGGCGGGACATCCGCGGTCCCGATGACATCGTGGTGAGCGACGCGCTGCTCGCCGCCGCCGGCGTGCGCGTGGGCGACACGCTGCGTGCAGCGGGGGGCTACGACGCACAACTCCGTGTGTCGACGCACGAACGGCGGTTGGCGGTCGTGGGCACGGCCCACTTCATCTATACTCCGGCCAATCCGAAGATCATGGCGATGCACTTGCAGACGTTGCGGGCGATGACCGGAGCCCAGCGCGATCCGGTGTCGCTGTTCATGCTCCGCCTGCGGCCGGGTGCCAATGCGGCAGCGGTGCAGCACTGGGTGGAGCGGGCCGTACCGCGTGTCACCGTGGTGTCGACGGCGGCCGCGCTTCAGCAGGTGGACGAACGGCTGAGCTACTTCCGGCAGTTGGCGTTCATCCTCGGGTCGGTGAGCCTCACGGTGGGGCTGCTGCTCGTGACGACGCTGGTCACCGTGTCCGTGAACGAGCGGTTGGGCGAGATCGCGGTGATGCGCGCGATCGGCGTGTCCAGGCGCTCGATCATTGCGCAGGTGGTGGTGGAAGGGGCGATGATCATGCTTGCCGGCTCGGCGCTCGGCCTCGGCCTGGGGCTCGTGACGGCGCACTATCTCAACGGCATCCTGTCACAGTTCCCGGGGCTGCCGGCGGCGATCGATTTCTTCCTGTTCCAGCCGCGCGACGCGTGGGTGTCGCTGGGGCTGCTGGCCGGGTGCGGGGTACTGGCGGGGATCTATCCCGCGTGGCGCGGCGCCTCGCTTCCCATCGCGGGTACGCTGCGCGAGGAGGCGGTGGCGTGA
- a CDS encoding ABC transporter permease produces MLALLAPLLVFQTAMPAVASRAADVGATGGPRMIAIDERLAADEHLRVGDRLVVRATPTGVGDTVVVGAIVRRAADPSEVARGEYRVLLHLDQLQALIGYGDRVDRFAVATRDSAATDGAMALINDAAFGFEAHRSRDIAVETSQTFLVVSRFHHAIGVITIVASAVFLLCIMLLKVDERRRDVAALRLMGISSATVLQSIVLEATAVAAVGSALGVGIGWAASALVNEHYRGVYRTPLAFAILTPGVVAFSVALSLVLGVLAGYFAARRLTRVHPLVLFGR; encoded by the coding sequence ATGCTGGCGCTCCTCGCTCCGCTGCTCGTGTTTCAAACCGCCATGCCGGCCGTCGCTTCGCGTGCGGCGGACGTCGGGGCAACCGGCGGACCGCGGATGATCGCGATTGACGAACGGCTGGCGGCCGACGAGCACCTGCGCGTGGGAGACCGGCTGGTGGTGCGCGCGACACCCACCGGCGTCGGCGACACGGTGGTGGTGGGGGCGATCGTCCGTCGCGCTGCCGATCCGTCGGAAGTGGCCCGCGGTGAATACCGCGTGCTCCTGCACCTCGATCAACTGCAGGCGCTCATCGGCTACGGTGACCGCGTGGACCGCTTCGCGGTCGCCACGCGCGACAGTGCCGCGACCGACGGCGCCATGGCGCTGATCAACGACGCGGCATTCGGCTTCGAGGCCCACCGGTCGCGCGACATCGCGGTGGAGACGTCGCAGACGTTTCTCGTCGTCAGCCGTTTCCACCACGCGATCGGTGTGATCACGATCGTGGCGAGCGCCGTGTTCCTGCTCTGCATCATGCTGCTCAAGGTGGACGAACGGCGGCGCGACGTGGCGGCGCTGCGTCTCATGGGGATCTCGTCGGCGACGGTCCTCCAGTCGATCGTGCTCGAGGCCACGGCCGTCGCGGCGGTGGGGAGCGCCCTCGGCGTGGGGATCGGATGGGCGGCATCAGCGCTCGTGAACGAGCACTACCGCGGCGTGTACCGAACGCCCCTGGCGTTCGCGATCCTCACGCCAGGCGTGGTGGCGTTCTCGGTGGCGCTCTCGCTTGTTCTGGGCGTGCTGGCCGGATACTTCGCGGCGCGGCGGCTCACCCGCGTCCATCCCCTCGTCCTGTTCGGGCGGTGA
- a CDS encoding ABC transporter ATP-binding protein produces the protein MSGAPPVLSARDLRRDYAMGESPVHALQGVSLDVAAGEYVAIVGPSGCGKSTLLNLLGAIDRPTHGAVRIQGSPVEHLSDRDATRFRLLHIGFVFQRFYLMPALTAAENVELPMAEAGLGRAKRRARAAELLSYVGLGARASHRPMQLSGGEQQRVAIARALANEPALLLCDEPTGELDAHTGADMIALFQRLNDDGTTIVVVTHDEDLAAAARRVVHMKDGCVVSDTRTA, from the coding sequence GTGAGCGGAGCGCCGCCCGTGCTGAGCGCGCGCGACCTGCGTCGCGACTACGCCATGGGCGAGTCGCCGGTTCACGCGCTGCAAGGAGTGTCGCTGGACGTGGCGGCGGGCGAGTACGTGGCCATTGTCGGCCCGTCGGGGTGCGGCAAATCCACGCTCCTCAACCTGCTCGGCGCCATCGACCGGCCTACACACGGCGCGGTGCGCATCCAGGGCAGTCCGGTGGAACACCTGTCCGATCGCGACGCGACGAGATTCCGGCTGCTCCACATCGGGTTCGTGTTCCAGCGGTTCTATCTCATGCCGGCGCTCACGGCGGCCGAGAACGTGGAGCTTCCGATGGCCGAGGCGGGACTCGGGCGCGCTAAGCGGCGGGCCCGGGCTGCCGAGTTGCTCTCGTACGTGGGGCTCGGGGCGCGCGCATCGCACCGGCCCATGCAGCTCTCGGGTGGCGAGCAGCAGCGGGTGGCGATCGCCCGCGCGCTGGCCAACGAGCCCGCGCTGCTCCTGTGCGACGAGCCGACCGGCGAACTCGATGCGCATACGGGCGCCGACATGATCGCGCTGTTCCAGCGCCTGAACGACGACGGCACGACGATCGTGGTCGTGACCCACGACGAGGATCTGGCCGCGGCCGCGCGGCGCGTGGTGCACATGAAGGACG